In Archangium violaceum, the following are encoded in one genomic region:
- a CDS encoding serine hydrolase domain-containing protein yields the protein MHRHPSRDKFWLPALAALALSSALPARAAECPTGLTWPTEGWPDGRAEVASARAAQIQALEDYAFTLQGEDEERKGVRTDGLLLIHKGRVVYERYGRGFDASKRHLSWSVSKSFTSALAGIAVKRGAVALDDSICEYVKARRQESCAITVRNLLEFSSGLDWREDYENGGSYQTSSVLAMLYGEGRQDMASFVTGHELSDKPGTSWRYSSGDATLLAGVLDAALRPSLGKDWAWTLLLDVLGMKSATWERDGKGVVVGSSYLHATPRDLAKLGFLYLHDGCWAGGRVLPANWVTQSTQVSEPIRLKSYERGSDDVQGWQWWLNRPIPGVQAELPWPSVPEGAYAARGHWGQSITVIPSKELIVVRTADDRDGSFSLDTLLKLSLAVVEELP from the coding sequence ATGCATCGACACCCCTCCCGCGACAAGTTCTGGCTGCCCGCGCTGGCGGCCCTGGCGCTGTCTTCCGCGTTGCCCGCGAGGGCCGCCGAGTGTCCCACCGGTCTCACGTGGCCCACGGAGGGCTGGCCCGATGGCCGGGCCGAGGTGGCCTCGGCGAGGGCGGCTCAGATCCAGGCCCTGGAGGACTATGCCTTCACGCTCCAGGGTGAGGACGAGGAGCGCAAGGGCGTGCGCACGGATGGGCTGCTCCTCATCCACAAGGGACGGGTGGTGTACGAGCGCTACGGGCGTGGCTTCGACGCGAGCAAGAGGCACCTGTCCTGGTCGGTGTCGAAGAGCTTCACCAGCGCGCTCGCGGGTATCGCGGTGAAGCGGGGCGCGGTGGCGCTGGACGACTCCATCTGCGAGTACGTGAAGGCGAGGCGGCAGGAGAGCTGCGCCATCACCGTGCGCAACCTGCTGGAGTTCTCCTCGGGGCTGGACTGGCGGGAGGACTACGAGAACGGCGGCAGCTACCAGACGTCCTCGGTGCTGGCGATGCTGTACGGCGAGGGCCGCCAGGACATGGCGTCCTTCGTCACCGGGCACGAGCTGAGTGACAAGCCGGGCACGTCGTGGAGGTACTCGTCCGGGGATGCGACGCTGCTCGCCGGGGTGTTGGACGCGGCGCTGCGGCCCTCGCTGGGCAAGGACTGGGCGTGGACGCTGCTGCTCGACGTGCTGGGGATGAAGAGCGCCACCTGGGAGCGGGACGGCAAGGGCGTGGTGGTGGGCTCCTCGTACTTGCATGCCACGCCGCGAGACCTGGCGAAGCTGGGCTTCCTCTACCTCCATGACGGGTGCTGGGCGGGTGGGCGGGTGTTGCCGGCGAACTGGGTGACTCAGTCCACGCAGGTGTCCGAGCCCATCCGCCTGAAGTCCTACGAGCGCGGCTCCGATGACGTGCAGGGCTGGCAGTGGTGGCTCAACCGTCCCATTCCCGGCGTACAGGCGGAGCTGCCCTGGCCGAGCGTGCCCGAGGGCGCCTACGCGGCACGTGGACACTGGGGGCAGTCCATCACCGTCATCCCCTCGAAGGAGCTGATCGTGGTCCGGACCGCGGACGACCGGGACGGGAGCTTCTCCCTGGACACGTTGCTGAAGCTGTCCCTCGCGGTGGTGGAGGAACTGCCATGA
- a CDS encoding sigma 54-interacting transcriptional regulator encodes MTATSENPTPLRSERKPLYVQVVTQPALHGCWAVNISDTGIGLIATPKGPKEGPREGEELEMAFTLPDSRARIRGRGVVRWRHDPLERDESAVTALGISFQSFEGSDGVTLKRYLLDHQLYVAVVFAEEAELRGLRDALEGHVRLRFAGSPEDVDLLLGRGDISALMVCGRDEARAVALVERLASRRSEADPTGAGPASDLSPRVLYCAPAVPTRLVELFNQGKIFRALTPPLEPLALRQAVLQASRELGMRTEQRRAALELERNLLRERAREAPRLSPQADVAEEPGFRSPAMREVVEMVRLAAPHRVAVLLQGETGTGKEVLARVIHRLSGRSDLPLVVQDCGALTETLLESELFGHAKGSFTGAVADHPGLFVLADGGTIFLDEIENTTPNLQSKLLRVLESGDVRPVGGTQVRRVDVRIIAASNRDLSEEVRAGRFRSDLFYRLNSFTIDLPPLRERPEDILDLAHYFMAHFNRTLRRTASGLSPEAEQILMAAKWPGNVRELRNCMERAVLLSTGAECVTRRHLPPSLVSGAQSASRQQVRASGSGSLKERLEQMEKEIIREALERHGGVVRRAAAALEMDPVTLGRRVRRHGLISKDS; translated from the coding sequence ATGACGGCCACGAGCGAAAACCCCACCCCCCTTCGCAGCGAACGCAAGCCCCTGTACGTGCAGGTGGTGACCCAGCCCGCCCTCCACGGGTGTTGGGCGGTGAACATCAGTGATACGGGCATCGGGTTGATCGCCACCCCGAAGGGGCCCAAGGAGGGGCCGCGCGAGGGCGAGGAGTTGGAGATGGCCTTCACGCTGCCGGACTCGCGCGCGCGCATCCGGGGGCGGGGCGTGGTGCGCTGGCGGCATGATCCGCTGGAGCGGGACGAGAGCGCGGTGACGGCGCTGGGCATCAGCTTCCAGTCCTTCGAGGGCTCGGACGGGGTGACGCTCAAGCGCTACCTGCTGGACCATCAGCTGTACGTGGCGGTGGTGTTCGCGGAGGAGGCGGAGCTGCGCGGCCTGCGCGACGCGCTGGAGGGCCACGTACGGCTGCGCTTCGCGGGCTCGCCCGAGGACGTGGACCTGCTGCTGGGACGCGGGGACATCAGCGCGCTGATGGTGTGCGGGCGGGACGAGGCGCGCGCCGTGGCCCTGGTGGAGCGGCTGGCCTCGAGGCGCTCGGAGGCGGACCCCACCGGCGCCGGACCCGCGAGCGACCTGTCGCCGCGCGTCCTGTATTGCGCCCCGGCGGTGCCCACGCGGCTGGTGGAGCTGTTCAACCAGGGGAAGATCTTCCGGGCGCTCACCCCGCCCCTGGAGCCGCTCGCGTTGAGACAGGCGGTGCTCCAGGCGAGCCGCGAGCTGGGGATGCGCACCGAGCAGCGGCGGGCCGCGCTGGAGCTGGAGCGCAACCTGCTGCGCGAGCGCGCGCGCGAAGCCCCGCGGCTCTCGCCCCAGGCGGACGTGGCCGAGGAGCCCGGCTTCCGCAGCCCCGCCATGCGGGAGGTGGTGGAGATGGTGCGCCTGGCCGCGCCCCACCGGGTGGCCGTGCTGCTGCAGGGCGAGACGGGTACCGGCAAGGAGGTGCTCGCGCGCGTCATCCACCGGCTGAGCGGGCGGAGTGACCTGCCGCTGGTGGTGCAGGACTGCGGTGCCCTCACCGAGACGCTGCTGGAGAGCGAGCTCTTCGGCCACGCGAAGGGCTCCTTCACCGGCGCCGTGGCGGACCACCCCGGGCTCTTCGTGCTCGCCGACGGGGGCACCATCTTCCTGGATGAGATCGAGAACACCACGCCCAACCTCCAGTCCAAGCTGCTGCGGGTGTTGGAGAGCGGGGACGTGCGGCCGGTGGGAGGCACGCAGGTGCGCCGGGTGGACGTGCGCATCATCGCCGCCAGCAACAGGGACCTGTCCGAGGAGGTGCGCGCCGGGCGCTTCCGCAGCGACCTCTTCTACCGACTCAACAGCTTCACCATCGACCTGCCCCCGCTGCGCGAGCGCCCCGAGGACATCCTGGACCTGGCGCACTACTTCATGGCCCACTTCAACCGCACCCTGAGGCGCACGGCCAGCGGGCTGTCTCCGGAAGCCGAGCAGATACTGATGGCGGCGAAGTGGCCGGGCAACGTGCGCGAGCTGCGCAACTGCATGGAGCGCGCGGTGCTGCTGTCCACGGGCGCCGAGTGCGTGACGCGGCGCCACCTGCCTCCGAGCCTGGTGTCGGGCGCGCAGAGTGCCTCGCGGCAGCAGGTGCGCGCGAGCGGCTCGGGCTCGCTGAAGGAGCGGCTGGAGCAGATGGAGAAGGAGATCATCCGCGAGGCCCTGGAGCGCCACGGAGGCGTGGTGCGACGCGCGGCCGCCGCGCTGGAGATGGATCCGGTGACGCTCGGCCGCCGGGTGCGGCGGCACGGGCTCATCAGCAAGGACTCCTGA
- a CDS encoding DUF2378 family protein has protein sequence MSTSICEVGVDRGTQDLRGDLERKLSLATPMDTVRGMFCLGTLDAVRSLAGEAAMRLCVEAGGEPRFVEFFNYPVSTYLRVNDAAARVLEPRCGGWEEAQRQLGRRATADMLRSAAGKALMMLCKGESRRLMGILPSAYRSAVSYGDRSVVWDGASRGRILMRRDFMPSAYHEGVLMAALEQVNARSVSVRAWRMGVLDCEYLVCWQ, from the coding sequence ATGAGCACGAGCATCTGTGAGGTCGGGGTGGACCGGGGCACGCAGGATTTGCGCGGGGACCTGGAGCGGAAGCTCTCGCTGGCGACGCCCATGGACACGGTGCGGGGCATGTTCTGCCTGGGCACGCTGGATGCGGTGAGGTCGCTGGCGGGCGAGGCGGCCATGCGCCTGTGCGTGGAGGCGGGAGGCGAGCCGCGCTTCGTGGAGTTCTTCAACTACCCGGTGAGCACCTACCTGAGGGTGAACGACGCGGCGGCGCGGGTGCTGGAGCCGAGGTGCGGCGGGTGGGAGGAGGCGCAGCGGCAGCTGGGGCGGCGCGCCACGGCGGACATGCTGCGCTCGGCGGCGGGCAAGGCGTTGATGATGCTCTGCAAGGGCGAGTCGCGGCGGCTGATGGGGATATTGCCCTCGGCGTACCGGTCGGCGGTGAGCTACGGGGACCGCTCGGTGGTGTGGGATGGGGCCTCGCGTGGCCGCATCCTGATGAGGCGCGACTTCATGCCGAGCGCGTACCACGAGGGCGTGCTGATGGCGGCGCTGGAGCAGGTGAACGCGCGCTCGGTGTCGGTGCGGGCCTGGAGGATGGGGGTGCTCGACTGTGAGTACCTCGTCTGCTGGCAGTAG
- a CDS encoding TIGR02265 family protein: MSRAAPEDTVRGLFFNSVLTAVRKLGCEAAVRSCHEAGGEGRFLDFYSYPLRTFLRLLGCAARELGARMGGGEAVLRELGRHANAGFLASPVGRMAVLMSYGSPRRMMESMPDMYRHSLSFGEQWVVWTGQSRGRFVLRGDFLPSACHEGVLEAMLESSGGRRVRVSREWTHELDGEYAFSWG; encoded by the coding sequence ATGTCCAGGGCGGCACCGGAGGACACGGTGCGGGGACTGTTCTTCAACAGCGTGCTGACGGCGGTGAGGAAGCTGGGGTGCGAGGCGGCGGTGAGGAGCTGCCATGAGGCGGGTGGAGAGGGGCGGTTCCTCGACTTCTATAGCTACCCGCTGAGGACGTTCCTGCGGCTGTTGGGGTGCGCGGCGCGGGAGCTGGGAGCGAGGATGGGAGGAGGCGAGGCGGTGCTGCGCGAGCTGGGGCGGCACGCGAACGCGGGCTTCCTGGCCTCGCCGGTGGGGCGGATGGCGGTGCTGATGTCCTACGGCAGCCCGAGACGGATGATGGAGAGCATGCCGGACATGTACCGGCACTCGCTGAGCTTCGGGGAGCAGTGGGTGGTGTGGACGGGGCAGAGCCGGGGCCGCTTCGTGTTGAGGGGAGACTTCCTGCCGTCGGCGTGCCACGAGGGCGTGCTGGAGGCGATGTTGGAGTCATCGGGCGGACGCCGGGTGCGGGTGTCGCGCGAGTGGACGCACGAGTTGGATGGGGAGTACGCGTTCAGCTGGGGGTAG
- the rnhA gene encoding ribonuclease HI: protein MSLPLVHIYCDGACSPNPGIGGWGSILISPAHGNARRELSGGEPETTNNRMELTAALMALRALKAPCRVELFTDSKYVRNAFEEKWLEKWQRTGWKTSSKQPVQNEDLWRALLEQTKVHQVRWNWVRGHAGHEENERADALAVAARLALAAKYPSPSGRGTG, encoded by the coding sequence ATGTCCCTACCCCTGGTCCACATCTATTGTGATGGCGCGTGCTCACCGAACCCTGGCATTGGAGGCTGGGGTTCCATCCTGATTTCGCCGGCGCACGGCAACGCGAGGCGGGAGCTGAGCGGGGGGGAGCCGGAGACGACGAACAACCGGATGGAGCTGACGGCGGCGCTGATGGCGCTGAGGGCGTTGAAGGCGCCGTGCCGGGTGGAGCTCTTCACGGATTCAAAGTACGTGCGCAACGCCTTCGAGGAGAAGTGGCTGGAGAAGTGGCAGCGCACGGGTTGGAAGACCTCGAGCAAGCAGCCGGTGCAGAACGAGGACCTGTGGAGGGCGCTGTTGGAGCAGACGAAGGTGCACCAGGTTCGATGGAACTGGGTGCGAGGGCACGCGGGGCACGAGGAGAACGAGAGAGCGGACGCGTTGGCGGTGGCGGCGAGGCTGGCCCTGGCGGCGAAATACCCCTCTCCCTCTGGGAGAGGGACGGGGTGA
- a CDS encoding NADP-dependent oxidoreductase, which yields MTVTNHQFRLAARPVGLPKREDWSYTEEPVREPADGELLVKVLYLSLDPAMRGWMNEGKSYIPPVGLGEVMRAGGVGKVVSSKHPGFKAGDFVMGTFGVQEYALSNGKGVVQVDPRIAPLPVYLGTLGMPGFTAYFGLLDIGQPKAGETVVVSGAAGAVGTVVGQIAKLKGCRVVGIAGGPDKCRFIVEELGFDAAIDYKSDDVKKALRTHCPKGVDVYFDNVGGDILDAVLTQINLRARIIICGAISQYNATGPAKGPSNYMSLLVNRASMTGMIVFDYADRYPEAAREMAGWLTAGKLKSREDIAQGFQTFPETFLKLFKGENTGKLVLEVAKD from the coding sequence ATGACCGTCACCAATCACCAGTTCCGCCTCGCCGCCCGCCCCGTTGGCCTCCCCAAGCGCGAGGACTGGAGCTACACCGAGGAGCCCGTCCGCGAGCCCGCCGACGGCGAGCTGCTCGTCAAGGTCCTCTATCTCTCCCTGGACCCCGCCATGCGCGGCTGGATGAACGAGGGCAAGTCCTATATCCCCCCCGTGGGCCTCGGCGAGGTCATGCGCGCCGGCGGCGTGGGCAAGGTCGTCTCCAGCAAGCACCCCGGCTTCAAGGCCGGTGACTTCGTCATGGGCACCTTCGGCGTCCAGGAGTACGCCCTCTCCAACGGCAAGGGCGTCGTCCAGGTGGACCCGCGCATCGCTCCCCTTCCCGTCTACCTCGGCACCCTCGGCATGCCCGGCTTCACCGCCTACTTCGGGCTGCTCGACATCGGCCAGCCCAAGGCCGGTGAAACCGTCGTCGTCTCCGGCGCCGCCGGCGCCGTGGGCACCGTCGTCGGGCAGATCGCCAAGCTCAAGGGCTGCCGCGTCGTCGGCATCGCCGGCGGCCCCGACAAGTGCAGGTTCATCGTCGAGGAGCTCGGCTTCGACGCCGCCATCGACTACAAGTCCGACGACGTCAAGAAGGCCCTGCGCACCCACTGCCCCAAGGGCGTGGATGTCTACTTCGACAACGTCGGCGGCGACATCCTCGATGCCGTCCTCACCCAGATCAACCTCCGCGCCCGCATCATCATCTGCGGCGCCATCTCCCAGTACAACGCCACCGGCCCCGCCAAGGGCCCCTCCAACTACATGTCCCTGCTCGTCAACCGCGCCAGCATGACCGGCATGATCGTCTTCGACTACGCCGACCGCTACCCCGAGGCCGCTCGCGAAATGGCCGGCTGGTTGACCGCCGGCAAGCTCAAGTCCCGCGAGGACATCGCCCAGGGCTTCCAGACCTTCCCCGAGACCTTCCTCAAGCTCTTCAAGGGCGAGAACACCGGCAAGCTCGTGCTCGAGGTGGCCAAGGACTGA
- a CDS encoding TetR/AcrR family transcriptional regulator: MAAIREFADHGYAGATTAGIARRAGVTQPLVHHHFGSKKGLWNAVLEDLFLELRTVMGEALRKVEGADRSTRLTHLLRAFVCFSGRRPELSRLIRTESSTGGEGFEDLFESRLSVALSFLLKELSAAVEEGTIRPVDSRFAYFAIIGASTQAFAQPELARRAFGLDVKDEQSIERYADLVVELVTQGLRVTPERKRPVARKGPASRSKQRRHSSSS, encoded by the coding sequence GTGGCGGCGATCCGGGAGTTCGCGGACCACGGCTACGCGGGCGCGACGACGGCGGGCATCGCGCGGCGGGCGGGGGTGACGCAGCCGCTGGTGCACCACCACTTCGGCTCGAAGAAGGGCCTGTGGAACGCCGTGCTCGAGGACCTCTTCCTCGAGCTGCGCACCGTGATGGGGGAGGCCCTGCGCAAGGTGGAGGGAGCGGACCGGTCCACCCGGCTGACGCACCTGCTGCGCGCCTTCGTGTGCTTCAGTGGACGGCGCCCGGAGCTCTCCCGCCTCATCCGCACCGAGAGCAGCACGGGGGGCGAGGGCTTCGAGGACCTCTTCGAGAGCCGGCTCTCGGTGGCGCTGTCCTTCCTGCTGAAGGAGCTGTCCGCGGCGGTGGAGGAAGGGACGATCCGTCCGGTGGACTCGCGCTTCGCCTACTTCGCCATCATCGGCGCGAGCACCCAGGCCTTCGCGCAGCCCGAGCTGGCCCGGCGCGCCTTCGGGCTGGACGTGAAGGATGAGCAGTCCATCGAGCGCTACGCGGACCTGGTGGTGGAGCTGGTGACCCAGGGACTTCGCGTCACCCCGGAGAGGAAACGCCCGGTGGCCCGGAAGGGCCCGGCCTCCCGCTCCAAACAGCGCCGACATTCCTCCTCCTCCTGA
- a CDS encoding bifunctional cytochrome P450/NADPH--P450 reductase: MSTATVHAPIPQPRKRPLVGNIPDLEGETPIQSMMRLSQEYGPIFRLSFPGRSILVVSSHALVDEVCDEKRFDKSVGGALKNIRDFAGDGLFTAYTDEPNWALAHRILMPAFGPQAMRGYFDFMLDIAEQMLTKWERLGPDADLDVTDNMTRLTLDTIALCGFGYRFNSFYQREMHPFVDAMVRSLAEAGDRARRLPLQTRLMLMTQQQYQRDIEYMHQVVDEVIRERRRNGDAATRKDLLSLMLQGVDPVSGQGLDDLNIRYQVVTFLIAGHETTSGLLSFTLYELLKHPEVLTRATEEVDRVLGRDSSRRPTFEQMGRLTYLDQVLRESLRLWPTAPAMGLLARENTMLGGTWPVRKGEPVMVLTPTLHRDPEVWADPERFDPERFSPEAVAARPPNAWKPFGNGQRGCIGRPFAMQEAVLVLAMLLQRFKLIDHTRYQLHIKETLTLKPEGFRMRVRVRDDAERTVVDLRPVTPVTAPEKPTWTSGPVARHGTPLLVLYGSNTGSSEAFAQRIASDAAVQGYAPTVGTMDAYAGRLPREGGVVIVTASYNGHPPDNAKAFCRWLEELQPGALEGVHYTVFGCGNRDWAATWQAVPRLVDERLAAAGASRMLTRGEADARGDFFGDFDGWFQGVWPTLGETFGVEAAETSQAPRYEVERLDQVADPLELAHGVVPMEVLANRELVDMTSPFGRSKRHVEVKLPEGMTYRTGDHLAVLPENAPEQVERVARRFRLDPEETVLIRRTREEQSTLPLDRPVTVRALLGLYVELSMPATRSDLRLLAKYTACPPEKKQLLALAEGGVGQEDYRTQVLEKRVSVLDLLEDFPACELPFGVFLEMLPSMKPRRYSISSSPLEAPDRCTLTLAVVDAPALSGRGRYRGTCSNYLARIEPGSRIPAVVREPHSPFRPPEDPSVPVVMIGAGTGLAPFRGFIQERAKLAEEGRKLGRALLFFGCDHPEVDFLYRGELEGWEKQGVVEVYPAFFRQEREEVKFVQHRLWEERERVGALLEAGACVYVCGDGRYMAPAVRETVARIHQERTGCTPERAADWMRELEKQGRYLADVFGG; encoded by the coding sequence ATGAGCACCGCCACGGTTCACGCCCCCATCCCCCAGCCCCGCAAGCGCCCCCTGGTGGGCAACATCCCGGACCTGGAGGGGGAGACGCCCATCCAGTCGATGATGAGGCTGAGCCAGGAGTACGGGCCCATCTTCCGGCTGAGCTTTCCGGGCCGCTCCATTCTCGTCGTCAGCTCGCACGCGCTGGTGGACGAGGTGTGCGACGAGAAGCGCTTCGACAAGTCGGTGGGCGGGGCGCTGAAGAACATCCGCGACTTCGCGGGGGACGGGCTCTTCACGGCGTACACGGACGAGCCCAACTGGGCGCTGGCGCACCGCATCCTGATGCCGGCCTTCGGGCCGCAGGCGATGAGGGGCTACTTCGACTTCATGCTCGACATCGCCGAGCAGATGCTCACGAAGTGGGAGAGGCTCGGGCCGGACGCGGACCTGGACGTCACGGACAACATGACGCGGTTGACGCTCGACACCATCGCGCTGTGCGGGTTCGGGTACCGCTTCAACAGCTTCTACCAGCGGGAGATGCACCCCTTCGTGGACGCCATGGTGCGCAGCCTCGCCGAGGCGGGTGATCGGGCGCGGCGGCTGCCCTTGCAGACGCGGCTGATGCTGATGACGCAGCAGCAGTACCAGCGGGACATCGAGTACATGCACCAGGTGGTCGACGAGGTCATCCGCGAGCGGCGCCGCAACGGGGACGCGGCCACGCGCAAGGACCTGCTCAGCCTGATGCTCCAGGGGGTGGACCCGGTGAGCGGGCAGGGGCTGGACGATCTCAACATCCGCTACCAGGTGGTGACGTTCCTCATCGCCGGCCACGAGACGACGAGCGGGCTGCTGTCCTTCACGCTCTACGAGCTGCTCAAGCACCCGGAGGTGCTGACGCGAGCCACCGAGGAGGTGGATCGGGTGCTCGGGAGGGACTCATCGCGGCGCCCCACCTTCGAGCAGATGGGCAGGCTCACCTACCTGGACCAGGTGCTGCGCGAGTCGCTGCGCCTGTGGCCCACGGCGCCGGCCATGGGGCTGCTGGCGAGGGAGAACACGATGCTCGGGGGCACATGGCCGGTGCGCAAGGGCGAGCCGGTGATGGTGCTCACGCCGACGCTGCACAGGGATCCGGAGGTGTGGGCGGACCCGGAGCGTTTCGATCCGGAGCGCTTCAGCCCGGAGGCCGTCGCGGCGCGCCCGCCCAACGCGTGGAAGCCCTTCGGAAACGGGCAGCGCGGGTGCATCGGCCGGCCGTTCGCGATGCAGGAGGCGGTGCTGGTGCTGGCGATGCTGTTGCAGCGCTTCAAGCTCATCGACCACACGCGGTACCAGCTGCACATCAAGGAGACGCTGACGCTCAAGCCGGAGGGCTTCCGGATGCGCGTGCGGGTGCGAGACGACGCGGAGCGGACGGTGGTGGACCTGCGGCCGGTGACCCCGGTGACGGCGCCGGAGAAGCCGACGTGGACGTCCGGGCCGGTGGCGCGGCACGGCACGCCGCTGCTGGTGCTGTACGGCTCGAACACGGGCTCGTCGGAGGCGTTCGCCCAGCGCATCGCGAGTGACGCGGCGGTGCAGGGGTACGCGCCCACGGTGGGGACGATGGATGCGTACGCCGGGCGGCTGCCGCGCGAGGGAGGCGTGGTCATCGTGACGGCCTCGTACAACGGCCACCCGCCGGACAACGCGAAGGCGTTCTGCCGGTGGTTGGAGGAGCTCCAGCCGGGGGCGCTCGAGGGGGTGCACTACACGGTGTTCGGCTGCGGCAACCGGGACTGGGCGGCGACGTGGCAGGCGGTGCCGAGGCTGGTGGACGAGCGGCTGGCCGCGGCCGGTGCGAGCCGGATGCTCACCCGGGGCGAGGCGGACGCGCGTGGCGACTTCTTCGGCGACTTCGATGGCTGGTTCCAGGGCGTGTGGCCGACGCTGGGCGAGACGTTCGGGGTGGAGGCGGCGGAGACGAGCCAGGCGCCGCGCTACGAGGTGGAGCGGCTGGACCAGGTGGCGGATCCGCTGGAGCTGGCCCATGGAGTGGTGCCGATGGAGGTGCTGGCCAACCGCGAGCTGGTGGACATGACGTCACCGTTCGGCCGCTCGAAGCGGCACGTGGAGGTGAAGCTGCCGGAGGGGATGACGTATCGGACGGGAGACCACCTGGCGGTGCTGCCGGAGAACGCGCCCGAGCAGGTGGAGCGGGTGGCACGGCGGTTCCGGTTGGATCCGGAGGAGACGGTGCTCATCCGGCGCACGCGGGAGGAGCAGAGCACGCTGCCATTGGACAGGCCGGTGACGGTGCGCGCGTTGCTGGGCCTCTACGTGGAGTTGTCGATGCCTGCCACGCGGAGCGACCTGCGGCTGCTGGCGAAATACACGGCGTGCCCGCCGGAGAAGAAGCAGCTGCTCGCGCTCGCGGAGGGGGGAGTAGGGCAGGAGGACTACCGCACGCAGGTGCTCGAGAAGCGGGTGAGCGTGCTGGACCTGCTGGAGGACTTCCCCGCGTGCGAGCTGCCGTTCGGGGTGTTCCTGGAGATGTTGCCGTCGATGAAGCCGCGCCGGTACTCCATCTCGTCCTCGCCGCTGGAGGCGCCGGACCGGTGCACCCTCACGCTGGCGGTGGTGGACGCGCCGGCGCTGTCGGGGCGGGGACGGTACCGGGGCACGTGCTCGAACTACCTGGCGCGCATCGAGCCGGGCTCACGGATTCCAGCCGTCGTCCGGGAACCGCACTCGCCGTTCCGGCCGCCCGAGGACCCGAGCGTGCCGGTGGTGATGATTGGAGCGGGCACGGGGCTGGCACCGTTCCGCGGGTTCATCCAGGAGCGGGCGAAGCTGGCCGAGGAGGGGAGGAAGCTCGGGAGGGCGCTGCTGTTCTTCGGGTGCGACCACCCGGAGGTGGACTTCCTCTACCGGGGCGAGCTCGAGGGCTGGGAGAAGCAGGGGGTGGTGGAGGTGTACCCCGCGTTCTTCCGGCAGGAGCGCGAGGAGGTGAAGTTCGTGCAGCACCGGCTGTGGGAGGAGCGGGAGCGGGTGGGGGCGCTGCTGGAGGCGGGGGCTTGCGTGTACGTGTGCGGTGATGGCCGCTACATGGCCCCCGCGGTCCGGGAGACGGTGGCGCGCATCCACCAGGAGCGGACCGGCTGCACGCCGGAGCGGGCCGCCGACTGGATGCGCGAGCTGGAGAAGCAGGGGCGCTACCTGGCCGACGTGTTCGGCGGGTAG
- a CDS encoding cytochrome P450 — MTRLNLLAPEYQADPYPFLAELRNRSPVCQVDPNGVWFVTRYDDVMAALKDPQRFSSEGLALLAEPPWLKPNPFAQSLVTAEPVRHGKLRALINRAFGVTGMARLEAFVRQTAEELATEAVRRRDVDFVQEFAFLLPRAVIGHMIGVDRSVYPKLQRWGMAMATVTGADTPEKQHEIRDALGEMGRYLDEVLEDRRRQPREDMVSDLLRAEVDGQRLSREDLVSFLYLLLPAGLETTTNLIGNMTVYLSRYPEHLEKAREDKAHRVNFIEEVLRIECPIPLGYRLTSTDVRIGDTTLPQGSMVFLSAASANRDERQFSEPERFLPGRDKQTQHLTFGHGIHYCLGAQLARLEARIGLEALLPRIQALVMKRREIDWVYSLAVRGPAALPVELIPRQ, encoded by the coding sequence ATGACGCGACTCAACCTGCTCGCCCCCGAGTACCAGGCCGACCCCTATCCCTTCCTCGCCGAGCTGCGGAACCGCTCGCCCGTGTGCCAGGTGGACCCCAACGGCGTCTGGTTCGTCACCCGCTATGACGACGTCATGGCCGCCCTCAAGGACCCGCAGCGCTTCTCGTCCGAGGGACTCGCCCTCCTCGCCGAGCCGCCCTGGCTCAAGCCCAACCCCTTCGCGCAATCCCTCGTCACCGCAGAGCCCGTGCGCCACGGCAAGCTCCGCGCCCTCATCAACCGCGCCTTCGGCGTCACCGGCATGGCCCGGCTCGAGGCCTTCGTCCGCCAGACCGCCGAGGAGCTCGCCACCGAGGCCGTTCGCCGCCGCGACGTGGACTTCGTCCAGGAGTTCGCCTTCCTCCTGCCTCGCGCCGTCATCGGGCACATGATTGGCGTGGACCGCTCCGTCTACCCCAAGCTCCAGCGCTGGGGCATGGCCATGGCCACCGTCACCGGCGCGGACACGCCCGAGAAGCAGCACGAGATCCGCGACGCGCTCGGCGAGATGGGGCGCTACCTCGACGAGGTCCTCGAGGACCGGCGCCGCCAGCCTCGCGAGGACATGGTGAGCGATCTGCTCCGCGCCGAGGTGGACGGTCAGCGGCTCTCGCGCGAGGACCTCGTCAGCTTCCTCTACCTCCTGCTACCCGCCGGTCTGGAGACGACGACGAACCTGATCGGCAACATGACCGTGTACCTCTCCCGCTACCCGGAGCATCTGGAGAAGGCCCGCGAGGACAAGGCCCACCGGGTCAACTTCATCGAGGAGGTGCTCCGCATCGAGTGCCCCATCCCCCTGGGCTACCGTCTGACGAGCACCGACGTGCGCATCGGCGATACCACCCTCCCCCAGGGCTCCATGGTCTTCCTGTCCGCCGCCTCGGCCAACCGCGACGAGCGGCAGTTCTCCGAGCCGGAGCGCTTCCTGCCCGGCCGCGACAAGCAGACGCAGCACCTCACGTTCGGCCATGGCATCCACTACTGCCTGGGCGCGCAGCTCGCGCGCCTGGAGGCACGAATCGGCCTGGAGGCGCTCCTTCCCCGCATCCAGGCCCTCGTCATGAAGCGGCGGGAGATCGACTGGGTGTACTCCCTCGCCGTGCGGGGCCCCGCCGCGCTGCCGGTGGAGTTGATCCCGCGCCAGTGA